From a single Pseudalkalibacillus hwajinpoensis genomic region:
- a CDS encoding FtsW/RodA/SpoVE family cell cycle protein encodes MIKRMFRHYDYTMIVAMSVLLIVGLLMIYSASYYAALRYEVPANYFFQRQLLSVAIGLVALLVTMMLPYKLYKILLKYVMIATIVLLSFVLLYGEVTNNAQSWINVFGLEFQPSEIAKITIIIYLSSVFSKKQRYISSFTRAIIPPLMFVCLIVLLVLLQPDLGTAVIILCLAGLITICSGTSWKNILFLMSLVGMAGLFSKFFLSAEQLSRFGAAYNPFKNPEAGYQVINSYVAIASGGIWGRGFGMSAQKMGYLPEAHTDFIMAIVAEELGFFGLLLIIGTLFYLVYRGLLLGIRMKDSFGSLLAIGISSLIGIQASVNLGVVTGLLPTTGIPFPFISYGGSSLLTVMLGMGILLNVSMFHNIRKAGD; translated from the coding sequence TTGATTAAACGTATGTTTCGCCATTATGATTACACAATGATTGTGGCAATGAGTGTATTGCTCATTGTTGGATTGCTTATGATTTATAGTGCAAGTTATTATGCTGCGTTAAGGTATGAAGTCCCAGCAAACTATTTCTTTCAACGCCAGCTGCTATCTGTCGCAATTGGCCTTGTAGCATTATTGGTCACGATGATGTTGCCATACAAACTTTATAAGATATTGCTTAAATACGTTATGATCGCAACTATAGTTCTGTTAAGTTTTGTTTTATTATATGGGGAAGTAACGAACAATGCTCAATCATGGATCAATGTGTTTGGGCTAGAATTTCAGCCTTCGGAAATAGCAAAAATTACTATTATTATTTACCTCTCGTCCGTGTTTTCAAAGAAACAGAGGTATATTTCGAGTTTTACCAGAGCAATCATTCCACCTCTGATGTTTGTATGTCTTATCGTGTTGCTAGTCCTTCTTCAACCTGACCTTGGAACAGCTGTCATTATTCTATGTTTGGCTGGGTTGATAACTATTTGCTCAGGAACGAGCTGGAAGAACATCTTATTCCTGATGAGTCTAGTTGGTATGGCTGGCTTATTTTCTAAATTTTTCTTAAGCGCTGAACAGCTTTCCAGGTTTGGTGCTGCTTATAATCCTTTTAAAAATCCAGAGGCCGGCTATCAAGTCATAAACTCTTATGTAGCGATTGCTTCCGGGGGCATCTGGGGCAGGGGATTTGGAATGAGTGCGCAAAAAATGGGTTATCTACCTGAGGCGCATACTGACTTTATTATGGCCATCGTAGCCGAAGAACTGGGCTTTTTCGGACTTCTGCTCATTATCGGCACGCTTTTCTATCTGGTTTATCGGGGATTGTTGCTTGGTATCCGCATGAAAGACAGCTTTGGCAGTCTGTTAGCGATAGGCATTTCATCGCTTATTGGCATTCAGGCATCAGTAAACCTTGGGGTTGTCACAGGCTTACTTCCCACGACAGGGATTCCATTTCCTTTTATTAGCTATGGTGGGTCATCTTTATTAACAGTCATGCTTGGGATGGGAATTCTTTTGAATGTATCTATGTTTCATAACATAAGAAAAGCAGGTGATTGA
- a CDS encoding peptidoglycan D,D-transpeptidase FtsI family protein produces the protein MKKSKNTKGSHKKVTAFRLNMMFFCVFFLFSILILRIGSIQIVNGEEYENKATETEVKVTESTVPRGKMYDRNENLIVGNQPQYALTYTRDNSIAQNELLETAKELANYIEVDVEDLTKEELKKYWLQTNTKEANALITADEKERLSEEEIQSLKLKRLTDEQLNQLSSKEKEIVAIKNQMLSGYFYSSVVIKKDLTNDEIARVSEHLGSLPGIHVKVLAERTYPYEDTFRDILGNTGPIAKEKLSEYESMGYEATDKVGTSFLEEEYEPWLKGIKSKKIFSTDDASSPELIPGERGNDLVLSIDIALQEKANEILKRQLQNSDIGATSAYAVMMDPNTGEILAMAGQKQQDGNYINQAYGNVYNAYEMGSAVKGASVLTGMNEDVIQPGSRFYDEPVLIPATPEKSSYVNMGLIDDLEALERSSNVYMFKTAMELAGYEYEPNKAGIPWDREAYDTIRKNFEQFGLGVKTGIDLPSESNGYNGGVKRLGNLMDLMIGQFDTYTPLQMVQYISTIANDGKRLEPHLLKRVHESTKKDKLSSSVLYQNVPTVLNRLSVTEGEIERVQRGLYLVMNGDQGTATDYFEDTSYVPAGKTGTAEVGDGQYNLSLVGYAPYNNPEVAFAVIVPGVEKEGSINKHIGRDLLDAYFQMKEEK, from the coding sequence TTGAAAAAATCAAAAAATACAAAGGGTAGTCATAAGAAAGTAACTGCGTTTCGATTAAATATGATGTTTTTTTGCGTCTTTTTCTTGTTTTCTATTCTTATATTAAGGATTGGAAGCATACAGATCGTAAATGGCGAGGAATACGAGAATAAGGCTACAGAAACTGAAGTGAAAGTCACGGAATCCACAGTTCCACGCGGGAAGATGTATGATCGAAACGAGAACTTGATTGTTGGAAATCAGCCTCAATATGCGCTTACGTATACTCGAGATAATTCAATTGCTCAAAATGAGTTATTAGAAACAGCAAAAGAATTGGCGAACTATATTGAAGTAGATGTGGAGGATTTAACGAAGGAAGAACTTAAGAAATACTGGTTGCAAACCAATACGAAAGAGGCAAATGCATTAATCACAGCAGATGAAAAAGAGAGATTAAGTGAAGAGGAAATTCAAAGCCTTAAGTTGAAACGACTAACGGATGAGCAGCTAAATCAACTTTCGTCAAAAGAAAAAGAAATCGTCGCAATTAAAAACCAAATGTTGTCCGGATATTTCTATTCTTCTGTCGTCATCAAGAAAGACTTAACGAACGATGAAATTGCTCGAGTTAGTGAACACCTTGGTTCCTTACCAGGCATACATGTAAAGGTTCTGGCAGAGCGAACTTACCCCTATGAAGATACATTTCGGGATATTCTAGGAAACACAGGACCAATCGCTAAAGAAAAATTATCAGAGTATGAGTCAATGGGATATGAAGCGACGGATAAGGTAGGGACCAGTTTTCTAGAAGAAGAGTATGAACCCTGGTTAAAAGGGATTAAGAGTAAAAAAATATTTTCAACTGACGATGCATCATCACCTGAATTGATTCCAGGGGAAAGAGGAAATGATCTCGTCTTATCAATTGACATTGCATTGCAAGAAAAAGCAAATGAGATATTGAAAAGGCAACTTCAAAATTCCGATATAGGAGCAACATCAGCCTATGCCGTTATGATGGATCCGAATACGGGTGAAATTCTAGCAATGGCAGGGCAAAAACAGCAGGATGGCAACTATATCAATCAGGCATACGGTAATGTATACAACGCTTATGAAATGGGATCAGCTGTTAAGGGGGCTTCCGTATTAACTGGGATGAATGAGGATGTTATTCAGCCGGGCTCCCGTTTCTATGATGAGCCTGTCCTAATCCCGGCCACACCTGAAAAGTCTTCTTACGTCAATATGGGTTTGATTGATGATCTAGAAGCCCTGGAACGTTCATCGAATGTGTATATGTTCAAAACGGCAATGGAACTTGCGGGCTATGAATATGAGCCGAATAAGGCTGGTATTCCATGGGATCGGGAAGCATATGATACGATCCGTAAGAATTTTGAACAGTTTGGTTTAGGGGTTAAAACTGGCATCGACCTACCGAGTGAGTCCAATGGCTATAATGGCGGTGTTAAGCGTCTTGGGAATCTCATGGATTTAATGATCGGTCAATTTGATACGTATACACCGCTTCAAATGGTTCAATATATCTCGACAATTGCGAATGATGGCAAGCGTTTAGAACCCCATTTATTGAAGCGAGTCCATGAGTCAACTAAAAAGGATAAACTCTCAAGCAGTGTGCTTTATCAGAATGTGCCTACCGTACTCAACCGACTCTCGGTGACAGAGGGTGAGATCGAACGAGTCCAGCGAGGGCTATACCTTGTGATGAATGGGGATCAAGGTACAGCTACAGATTATTTTGAAGATACCTCTTATGTACCTGCTGGGAAAACTGGAACGGCAGAGGTAGGAGATGGACAATATAATCTCTCGCTTGTCGGTTATGCTCCTTATAATAACCCGGAAGTGGCGTTTGCGGTTATTGTGCCGGGAGTGGAGAAAGAAGGAAGTATTAATAAGCACATTGGGCGAGATCTATTAGATGCTTACTTTCAAATGAAAGAGGAGAAATAA
- a CDS encoding serine/threonine protein kinase produces the protein MDNWRRRIKHLYQFFVDRPYSPQFLIGNQYEVIRVIGMGSYGITYLCENKQTRGMCVLKQMRPSKLKNRETSSSYQIEAEMLASLEHDGIPKLRDAFHFKNNQFLVMDYIEGINLEDLLFDKHYRFNELESLEFLDYLVDIIAYLHTQKVSHGDIRIPNVMVKNTQLYVIDFGLAVSMKNKSDQEVLELIQKDLYDLGDFLLFLLYSSYDQISRNDSPWTEELTIHYSTEQLIKRLLQIEPAFESIYQVRDQLHKILIEHHA, from the coding sequence ATGGATAACTGGAGAAGGCGAATCAAACATCTTTATCAATTTTTCGTCGACCGTCCCTACTCACCGCAATTTCTTATTGGCAACCAGTATGAAGTTATACGTGTCATTGGAATGGGGAGTTACGGAATTACCTATCTCTGTGAAAACAAGCAAACTAGAGGTATGTGTGTATTAAAACAAATGCGCCCAAGTAAACTCAAAAACAGAGAAACTTCTTCATCCTATCAAATTGAGGCAGAGATGCTTGCTTCTTTAGAGCACGATGGAATCCCTAAGCTACGTGATGCATTCCATTTTAAGAATAATCAGTTCTTAGTGATGGACTACATTGAGGGTATTAACCTTGAAGATCTACTTTTCGATAAACACTATCGATTCAATGAACTGGAATCCCTTGAGTTTCTTGATTATTTGGTTGATATAATTGCTTATTTACATACGCAAAAGGTTAGTCATGGTGATATACGAATACCGAATGTGATGGTGAAAAACACTCAGCTTTATGTGATTGATTTTGGATTAGCGGTCTCAATGAAAAATAAGTCAGATCAGGAGGTGCTCGAGCTCATTCAAAAGGATTTATACGATCTTGGGGATTTTCTACTCTTTCTGCTCTACTCCTCTTACGATCAAATTAGTAGAAACGACAGTCCATGGACAGAAGAACTGACCATTCATTACTCAACGGAACAGTTGATAAAGCGACTTCTGCAGATTGAACCCGCATTTGAGAGTATATACCAGGTACGTGATCAACTTCATAAAATACTAATTGAGCACCATGCTTAA
- a CDS encoding hemolysin family protein: MNDIPLDSILLLGSLILLSAFFSSAETAYSSVNKIRLRNFADEGRRGSKRALAIADNFDKALSTILIGNNIVNIAAASISAALATDLFGGNTGLVISTVVMTILILIFGEILPKSLAKEHAESYSLMIATVLYVLIKLLAPVNFFFVKLKVLVSSLFAKNSTLPSVTEEELKVMLDISEEEGVIDKEERDLIHRSMDFDDTLAGEVLTPRIDVVAIDIDQSVEEIKEIFFEERFSRIPVYQDSIDNIIGILTEKEFFTHLIKYQKVDIKELIREPLFVVESMKISTLLPKLQKEKVHMAIVLDEFGGTSGLVTLEDVLEEIVGEIWDEQDEKFSTMSQISDSNYRFDAQYQLDDFFDLMNATTPDSSYHTLGGWVIESLGTVPTNGDSFHYENLKIIVEQVEERRVRKIQVEVLAKDQTLEDVMVRV; this comes from the coding sequence TTGAATGACATACCACTGGATTCGATTCTTTTATTAGGTTCCTTAATTCTTTTATCTGCTTTTTTTTCATCAGCTGAAACCGCATATTCAAGTGTCAACAAGATTAGGCTGAGAAATTTTGCAGATGAAGGAAGACGTGGAAGTAAAAGAGCTTTAGCCATTGCCGACAACTTTGATAAAGCATTATCAACGATTCTCATCGGAAACAATATAGTCAATATTGCTGCTGCTAGTATTTCAGCTGCCTTAGCCACTGATTTATTTGGCGGAAACACCGGCCTGGTTATTAGCACGGTTGTCATGACTATATTAATCTTGATCTTTGGTGAAATACTTCCTAAATCGTTAGCAAAGGAACATGCAGAGTCTTATTCATTAATGATCGCTACTGTGTTATATGTTTTAATCAAACTGCTTGCACCCGTTAATTTCTTTTTTGTTAAATTGAAGGTATTGGTATCAAGTCTTTTTGCGAAAAACAGTACACTACCATCAGTTACAGAAGAAGAATTAAAGGTCATGTTAGACATTAGTGAAGAAGAGGGCGTAATCGATAAAGAAGAAAGAGATCTCATTCATCGCTCGATGGATTTCGATGATACGCTTGCAGGCGAGGTATTGACACCGCGAATTGATGTAGTGGCGATTGATATCGATCAATCAGTTGAAGAAATTAAAGAGATATTCTTTGAAGAGAGATTCTCAAGAATACCTGTGTATCAAGATAGTATTGATAATATTATTGGGATATTAACGGAGAAAGAATTTTTTACACACTTGATAAAGTATCAAAAGGTTGATATTAAAGAGCTAATTAGAGAACCGTTGTTTGTGGTAGAGTCAATGAAGATTTCCACGCTGTTACCAAAATTACAAAAGGAAAAGGTCCATATGGCGATCGTCCTGGATGAATTCGGTGGTACTTCGGGATTAGTGACATTAGAAGACGTACTAGAAGAGATTGTCGGGGAAATCTGGGATGAACAAGATGAGAAATTCAGTACCATGTCACAAATCTCTGATAGCAATTATCGTTTTGATGCTCAATATCAGCTAGATGATTTCTTTGATTTAATGAATGCCACCACCCCTGATAGTTCTTATCACACGTTAGGTGGATGGGTGATTGAAAGCCTCGGGACGGTTCCTACCAACGGGGATTCCTTTCATTATGAAAATCTTAAAATAATCGTCGAGCAGGTTGAAGAGCGTCGTGTGAGAAAAATACAGGTGGAAGTGCTTGCCAAGGATCAAACTCTTGAAGATGTGATGGTAAGAGTCTAG
- a CDS encoding MerR family transcriptional regulator: MIDLGVLLRIGELAEVSHVSKRTIDYYTKMGLLQCERSDTNYRFYGKDAIEDIKFIEQCKEMQMTLKQIQQRLVVKKSSQVDTEMISNQVKQVMDKMEYLGAELKDIHASVEKLDEATQMKIKKNLSPQTVALIQSLLLYST; encoded by the coding sequence GTGATTGATCTTGGGGTGTTGTTAAGAATAGGCGAGTTAGCTGAAGTAAGTCATGTATCGAAACGCACAATTGATTATTATACAAAAATGGGTTTATTGCAGTGTGAGCGATCCGATACGAATTATCGCTTCTATGGGAAAGATGCAATTGAGGATATTAAATTCATTGAACAATGTAAAGAAATGCAAATGACTTTAAAACAAATACAGCAACGGCTAGTGGTAAAGAAGTCTAGCCAGGTTGATACAGAAATGATCAGTAATCAGGTGAAACAAGTAATGGATAAAATGGAGTATTTGGGGGCTGAATTGAAGGACATTCACGCAAGCGTTGAGAAATTAGACGAAGCAACCCAGATGAAGATTAAGAAAAATCTTTCGCCTCAGACTGTAGCACTTATTCAATCGTTACTTCTTTACTCGACTTGA
- a CDS encoding ArsR/SmtB family transcription factor, which produces MALDLPLFDQQLEQTFKAYEKKFKALSDHKRLHIMYELTQAGELCVCDLTDKLTLSQSKLSYHLKILMDANLITKETRGTWSYYKLNQKEVNHLLSEELCCMFRTNDCC; this is translated from the coding sequence ATGGCTCTCGATCTTCCATTGTTTGACCAACAACTCGAGCAAACATTTAAAGCATATGAAAAGAAGTTTAAAGCCCTCTCAGATCATAAAAGACTTCACATTATGTATGAACTCACACAAGCTGGAGAACTTTGTGTTTGTGACCTTACCGACAAACTAACCTTATCTCAATCCAAGCTTTCGTATCACCTAAAAATCTTAATGGATGCTAATTTAATTACAAAGGAAACCCGCGGTACATGGAGTTATTACAAATTGAATCAGAAAGAAGTTAATCACTTATTATCTGAAGAGCTCTGTTGCATGTTCCGTACGAATGATTGCTGTTAA
- a CDS encoding ArsI/CadI family heavy metal resistance metalloenzyme produces the protein MMRTHIGLNVTDLTASIAFYSKVFNGQPVKVKNDYAKFLPEQLALNFTLNAKNEVKGNQVSHFGVQVDSLEEVLRHKDRLEKLGFFAREEMNTNCCYAMQDKFWLTDPDGNEWEFFYTKQDVENSPDKNSPCCSTKNEGAEDHESLSL, from the coding sequence ATGATGAGAACACATATCGGTCTTAACGTTACTGATTTAACTGCTTCTATTGCATTTTACTCTAAGGTTTTCAACGGTCAACCAGTCAAAGTGAAAAACGATTATGCAAAATTCTTACCCGAGCAATTAGCATTAAACTTCACGTTGAATGCTAAGAATGAGGTCAAAGGCAACCAGGTCAGTCACTTTGGGGTTCAGGTCGACAGTCTTGAGGAAGTATTGAGACATAAGGACCGACTTGAAAAGCTTGGCTTCTTCGCAAGAGAAGAAATGAACACCAATTGTTGTTATGCTATGCAGGATAAATTTTGGCTTACCGATCCTGATGGAAACGAATGGGAATTCTTCTATACTAAACAGGATGTTGAGAACTCACCAGATAAAAATAGTCCGTGCTGCTCTACAAAAAATGAAGGAGCTGAAGATCATGAATCACTCTCTCTTTGA
- the mprF gene encoding bifunctional lysylphosphatidylglycerol flippase/synthetase MprF, whose translation MKTIIEQYVFQYLKIFLPVILFALAAIGINDFMGDIDVSMLRNEVGQFNVVKLLIVLVITMGAVSPMFLYDSIILKILQRAFPAKQLIKQSFIVNSFSNLLGSGGLISGVLRKYFYKAYERDKRRLSKTITNVSFFYLTGISLLALITLAAYRHTPLLVNISWLYVTVTAVGLYFPVLLLVFFIKNHKNSTRSINLQTRFQLIVVSLLEWTSAFLAIWLLSLVLEVNISFNDLLPIFIVASCAGIVSMIPGGLGSFDLVFIWGTQYAGIEDEKVLFLLILYRIGYLFFPFLLATILFIRDYWEKWNASWDNLPMALIQRFSHVLLTVLVFASGLILLLSAALPGIIDRLKVLEHVLTTPVMANLSHQLSVAAGFALLGLSRGIEYKVKRAYLITIVVLFSAAFFTFSKGIDYEEAIFLLIVAFILGMSKSRFYRESYVVTWSKMFFDGILILLITFMYVLIGYLSLPSTKGTIPSRVMPYIITDYHNLFYSAFIGLMIALLVFAIGYFVVKPNKWVMESSRNQEEKILDHLMTYGGNTLTHLIFLHDKYVFWNSKSNVLFCFQKSADKLVVLGDPIGEKEEFPLAIEEFQQMADLHGYSPVFYEVSNTLLPTLHENGFGFFKLGEEAFVVLDRFTLSGKKMKGLRAVKNKFERENFLFEIVKPPHSDELLNKLKEVSDEWLHGRKEKGYSLGFFDEDYLNKSEISIMKENGTDIIAFTSLMPVYDQNETVSVDLMRFKQCAPSGTMDFIFLSLFEWAKEEGYTNFNLGMAPLSNVGRSKFSFLSERIASQIFLHGHVFYHFQGLRKFKGKYAHTWEQKYLAYRKKSSLPFTMAQVSLLIGRKRK comes from the coding sequence ATGAAAACGATTATTGAACAATATGTTTTTCAATATTTGAAAATCTTTTTGCCGGTTATTCTTTTTGCGCTGGCGGCGATTGGGATTAATGATTTTATGGGTGACATTGATGTTAGCATGCTCCGCAATGAAGTCGGTCAGTTTAATGTTGTTAAGCTGCTCATTGTGCTCGTAATCACGATGGGTGCGGTTAGCCCGATGTTCTTGTATGACTCAATCATCTTAAAAATATTACAAAGAGCCTTTCCAGCAAAACAACTAATCAAGCAGTCGTTTATTGTCAATTCTTTCTCAAATCTTTTAGGATCTGGTGGTTTAATCAGTGGGGTGCTAAGAAAGTACTTCTATAAAGCGTATGAACGTGATAAGCGGAGATTATCTAAAACAATCACCAACGTTTCTTTCTTTTATCTGACAGGGATTTCACTCCTTGCTCTGATTACACTGGCAGCTTACAGACATACACCTCTTTTAGTGAATATTTCATGGCTTTATGTGACTGTAACAGCGGTAGGTCTTTATTTTCCCGTTCTCTTGCTGGTTTTCTTTATTAAAAACCACAAAAACTCTACTCGCTCTATTAATTTGCAAACCAGGTTCCAGCTTATTGTTGTCTCTTTACTTGAATGGACATCCGCTTTTCTTGCTATCTGGTTACTCTCCCTAGTATTAGAGGTTAACATTTCCTTTAACGACCTCTTGCCCATTTTTATTGTGGCTTCATGTGCAGGAATTGTCAGTATGATCCCAGGCGGTCTTGGTTCATTTGACCTTGTCTTTATTTGGGGAACACAGTATGCAGGTATTGAGGATGAGAAAGTCCTTTTCCTGCTAATTTTATATCGGATCGGCTATCTGTTCTTCCCTTTCTTATTAGCTACGATCTTATTCATAAGAGATTATTGGGAAAAGTGGAATGCATCCTGGGATAACTTACCGATGGCGCTGATTCAGAGATTCAGCCACGTTTTATTAACCGTATTAGTATTTGCGTCAGGGCTGATTTTACTTTTATCTGCCGCCTTGCCTGGAATAATAGACAGGTTAAAAGTTCTTGAGCACGTTCTTACAACTCCTGTTATGGCAAATTTATCTCACCAGCTTTCTGTTGCGGCTGGTTTCGCCTTGCTCGGGTTATCGAGAGGGATTGAATATAAAGTAAAGCGGGCTTATCTAATAACCATTGTCGTCTTGTTTTCTGCAGCATTCTTCACATTTTCCAAAGGAATTGACTATGAGGAAGCCATCTTTTTACTGATCGTTGCCTTTATCCTTGGAATGTCAAAGTCTCGCTTCTACCGAGAAAGCTATGTAGTAACGTGGAGTAAGATGTTCTTTGATGGAATATTAATCTTACTCATAACATTCATGTACGTGTTGATTGGCTATTTAAGTCTACCTTCAACAAAGGGCACAATACCATCACGGGTCATGCCTTACATTATTACCGATTATCATAATTTGTTCTATAGTGCATTCATTGGTTTAATGATCGCCTTACTTGTTTTTGCAATTGGGTATTTCGTTGTGAAACCAAATAAATGGGTGATGGAATCTTCAAGGAATCAAGAGGAAAAGATTCTAGATCACCTCATGACATATGGAGGAAATACCTTAACACACTTAATTTTTTTACATGATAAATATGTGTTCTGGAATTCCAAAAGCAATGTTCTATTTTGTTTTCAAAAATCAGCAGATAAGCTCGTAGTTCTTGGAGATCCCATCGGTGAGAAAGAAGAGTTCCCTCTTGCCATAGAAGAGTTTCAGCAAATGGCAGATCTTCACGGATATTCGCCAGTTTTCTATGAAGTTAGTAACACCTTGCTTCCAACCCTTCATGAAAACGGCTTTGGCTTTTTTAAGCTTGGTGAGGAGGCATTTGTTGTCTTGGATCGCTTCACCCTTTCCGGAAAGAAAATGAAAGGGTTAAGAGCAGTTAAAAATAAATTTGAACGCGAGAATTTTCTTTTTGAAATCGTAAAACCACCCCATAGTGATGAGCTGCTAAATAAATTAAAGGAAGTATCAGACGAATGGCTTCATGGAAGAAAAGAAAAAGGGTATTCGTTAGGTTTCTTTGATGAAGATTACCTGAATAAGTCAGAGATTTCCATTATGAAAGAAAACGGTACAGATATTATCGCTTTTACAAGTCTGATGCCAGTCTATGATCAGAATGAGACAGTTTCTGTCGATTTAATGCGTTTCAAACAATGTGCCCCGTCTGGAACAATGGACTTTATTTTTCTCTCCTTATTCGAATGGGCGAAAGAAGAAGGCTATACGAACTTTAATTTAGGAATGGCCCCACTTTCTAACGTAGGGCGATCCAAATTTTCTTTTTTAAGTGAACGAATTGCTTCCCAAATTTTCCTCCACGGTCACGTTTTCTATCATTTCCAGGGCCTAAGGAAATTCAAAGGGAAATATGCTCATACCTGGGAACAGAAATACCTGGCGTATCGAAAAAAATCCTCACTGCCGTTTACAATGGCACAGGTTTCGCTTTTGATTGGAAGGAAAAGAAAATGA
- a CDS encoding GNAT family N-acetyltransferase: protein MEIRNIKQSDYYVISPLINKWWNGRQMTDMLPKLFFDHFTNTSFIAEKDGEIIGFLVGFLSQTHLQEGYIHFAGVHPAHRGCNIGKQLYHEFFKTVKVYGRSLVRCVTSPVNKTSIAYHIRMGFEIEGGNRVVNGIAVHSNYDGPERERVVFVKRLN from the coding sequence ATGGAAATTCGAAACATCAAACAATCAGACTACTATGTCATATCCCCCCTAATTAACAAGTGGTGGAATGGAAGACAAATGACGGATATGTTGCCTAAATTGTTCTTTGATCACTTTACAAATACGAGTTTCATTGCAGAAAAGGACGGGGAGATTATAGGCTTTCTGGTTGGTTTCTTATCACAAACTCATCTTCAAGAAGGGTATATTCATTTTGCTGGTGTTCACCCGGCACACAGGGGGTGCAACATCGGAAAACAGCTCTATCATGAGTTTTTCAAGACGGTTAAGGTATATGGTCGCAGTTTGGTTAGGTGTGTGACGTCTCCTGTCAATAAAACATCAATTGCTTATCACATCAGGATGGGATTTGAAATCGAGGGTGGTAATCGTGTGGTTAATGGAATTGCGGTTCACTCGAACTATGACGGGCCAGAGCGAGAGCGGGTTGTCTTTGTAAAGAGATTGAACTGA
- a CDS encoding pentapeptide repeat-containing protein yields MGKKIKLELPKIPPVLEEGSFRNIYRDEDLHLMNCKITGEGVDDVELDQVVLSKVVFKNVTFTNALFNRVDMIDVIFENCNLSNASFKEGIIHRVTFKDCKLMGTDFSEANLGNVSFINCMGNLSSFVDARLKQVVFKETSLQSANYHDCMFTKATFSKCNLNDVNFAQTLLKGVDISTCTFERIHVALDSLDGCEVSAEQAIGFAKLLGLKVVE; encoded by the coding sequence ATGGGCAAAAAAATTAAGCTTGAGCTTCCGAAAATACCCCCAGTATTAGAAGAGGGGAGTTTTCGCAATATTTATCGTGACGAAGATCTTCATTTAATGAATTGTAAGATTACGGGTGAAGGTGTAGATGACGTAGAGCTGGATCAAGTCGTTCTATCGAAAGTGGTTTTTAAAAATGTGACGTTTACGAATGCTTTGTTCAATCGGGTCGATATGATCGATGTGATTTTTGAAAATTGTAATCTTTCGAATGCAAGTTTTAAAGAAGGTATTATTCATCGTGTCACATTTAAAGACTGCAAGTTAATGGGGACTGATTTTTCTGAGGCGAATTTGGGGAATGTATCGTTCATTAATTGCATGGGAAATTTAAGTAGCTTTGTGGATGCTCGTCTTAAGCAGGTAGTGTTTAAAGAGACATCGTTACAGAGTGCGAACTATCACGACTGCATGTTTACCAAGGCGACGTTTTCTAAATGTAATCTTAACGATGTGAATTTTGCACAAACGCTACTAAAGGGAGTCGATATTAGTACGTGTACATTCGAGCGGATCCATGTTGCGCTTGATAGTCTGGACGGGTGTGAAGTTTCAGCTGAACAAGCGATTGGGTTTGCGAAGTTGTTGGGGTTGAAGGTAGTTGAATGA
- a CDS encoding CBO0543 family protein, translating into MSKDKCILYFIWIVTGVLLYKFIPRNKLRQGILVMFSKQCISWFFGLLVVEKGLIKYPVRLFKKSNKMSFTFEYFIYPAFCAIFNLNYPENRNKFIKFVYYLFHVGLITCGEVLAERYTNIIKYVKWKWYWSFLTLGMTNYLSRLFYKWFFKDEFEAEPPN; encoded by the coding sequence GTGTCAAAAGATAAATGTATTCTCTATTTCATTTGGATTGTTACAGGTGTACTTCTATATAAATTTATACCGAGAAATAAACTGAGACAGGGAATTCTGGTCATGTTCTCTAAGCAATGTATATCATGGTTTTTTGGGCTTCTTGTTGTTGAAAAAGGGTTAATCAAATATCCTGTTCGGTTATTTAAGAAATCAAATAAAATGAGCTTCACTTTTGAATACTTTATCTATCCTGCTTTTTGTGCGATATTTAATTTGAATTATCCAGAGAACCGCAACAAATTCATTAAATTCGTTTATTACCTTTTTCATGTAGGGTTAATCACATGTGGTGAGGTGTTAGCGGAAAGGTACACAAATATTATTAAATATGTTAAATGGAAATGGTATTGGAGCTTCTTGACACTTGGAATGACGAATTACCTTTCAAGACTATTCTATAAATGGTTTTTTAAAGATGAATTTGAGGCGGAACCACCTAATTGA